The Bacteroidia bacterium genome contains a region encoding:
- a CDS encoding bifunctional riboflavin kinase/FAD synthetase has protein sequence MEIIHQKHFSVNFTQPLVVTLGVYDGVHIGHQHVLRTLTQYTQQIGGKSLLLTFYPHPRKVLYPDQPLFLLNTLEERLEKLKKQGLDYIWVYPFDQEFANQTAVEFVKNFIVKILKAHTIFVGYDHKFGKNREGGYALFEKLGREYHFKVVEIPAYQIDQVNVSSTKIRSALYDGDILTANNFLGYEYSLSGTVIKGKQIGRRIGFPTANIALFSREKLIPKSGVYVSKVKVNHHIWYGITNIGYKPTVEESNELHIEIHIFDFSDDIYGEVLEVFPLRYIRNEQKFESIDALCKQIQQDKNTALEYLRTMNLS, from the coding sequence ATGGAGATTATACACCAAAAACACTTTTCAGTTAACTTTACTCAACCTCTGGTAGTTACACTTGGGGTTTATGATGGCGTACACATTGGTCATCAACACGTTTTGCGAACTTTAACGCAATACACTCAACAAATAGGTGGTAAATCATTGCTGCTTACTTTTTATCCGCATCCGCGAAAAGTACTTTATCCTGACCAACCGTTATTTTTGCTCAATACTTTGGAAGAGCGATTAGAAAAACTAAAAAAGCAAGGTTTAGACTATATATGGGTATATCCTTTTGACCAAGAGTTTGCTAATCAGACCGCAGTAGAGTTTGTAAAAAACTTTATTGTAAAAATACTAAAAGCTCATACTATTTTTGTCGGCTATGACCATAAATTTGGCAAAAATAGAGAAGGGGGTTATGCATTATTTGAAAAATTAGGCAGAGAGTATCATTTCAAAGTTGTTGAAATACCTGCGTATCAGATAGACCAAGTAAATGTAAGCAGTACTAAAATTAGAAGTGCCCTGTATGATGGCGATATTTTGACAGCAAATAATTTTTTAGGATACGAATATTCTCTATCAGGTACAGTAATCAAAGGTAAACAAATTGGGCGTAGAATAGGCTTTCCGACAGCTAATATTGCTTTATTCAGCCGAGAGAAGCTCATTCCCAAATCAGGTGTGTATGTGAGTAAAGTAAAAGTAAATCATCATATATGGTATGGCATTACAAATATTGGCTATAAGCCTACTGTAGAAGAGTCAAACGAGCTGCACATTGAAATACACATTTTTGACTTCTCTGATGATATTTATGGCGAAGTATTGGAGGTCTTTCCTTTACGGTACATTCGTAATGAGCAAAAATTTGAGAGTATAGACGCCCTTTGCAAGCAAATTCAACAGGATAAAAACACAGCTTTGGAATATCTTCGTACTATGAATTTGTCTTAG
- a CDS encoding heavy-metal-associated domain-containing protein, translated as MKSSTFITNITCERCVQEVSEVLKNTHWIKSFTFEDSNGKNYLKVNFHEAYSAKDIIHLIQKLGYTAKEKKSLLRFFGL; from the coding sequence ATGAAAAGCAGCACATTTATTACAAATATCACTTGCGAACGTTGTGTGCAAGAAGTAAGTGAAGTGTTAAAAAATACACACTGGATAAAAAGTTTTACTTTTGAAGATAGTAATGGCAAAAACTATCTCAAAGTCAATTTTCACGAAGCGTATTCTGCAAAAGATATAATTCATTTAATACAAAAACTAGGCTACACGGCTAAAGAAAAAAAGTCTTTGTTACGTTTCTTCGGACTTTGA
- a CDS encoding Gldg family protein, producing MKKLNTVTYTVLIILILFLLNILLSRWVARIDLTREKRFTLSASTKKLLRELKDPVFFKIYLESKNFPTDIQHYRNSIKYHLDVLKAYAGSNIQYQFVDPSDNKDLQVRLAKEGMIDSYIDQKDELSAPTPVSYFPALSATYRGREIFYKLVKGQGKRSEKMLNAEQNLEYDFSAVIKMLQNESKPQIAFLRGQGELDFKYLQDLKNMLRESYDITEIDLRTGNPIPLTISALIVMKPQYKFSERVKYEIDQYLMNGGNIIWCIDPIAADFSNNDSLAFSLNLNLKDMFLKYGFRVNENLVQDLRSCGKILLTPRYGTEPTPVPVTYYPKVVLFPNHPTVSNLVAVNTFFASSIDTVNNNDPDIRKTPVLVTSPYSRATGQPIIITIQKALQPPTPDELKQFTTSKIIGLALEGKFTSVFENRQPPIDSLAKNPPKAPMLTKGKYARMLVIGDGDIVLNKPLPNGSMQPVPKDNLMLIKNTLDWMTLDEEMIALRGKTVKVRLLDTAKVKKNKKFIQMTNVTLPILVVTILGVLYYQVRKRRFAK from the coding sequence ATGAAAAAACTAAATACAGTTACATACACTGTTTTAATAATCCTCATACTCTTTTTGCTAAATATACTTTTATCTCGTTGGGTAGCTCGTATAGACTTAACCCGAGAAAAGCGTTTTACACTCTCCGCATCTACAAAAAAATTACTTAGAGAATTAAAGGACCCTGTCTTTTTCAAAATTTACTTAGAAAGCAAAAACTTCCCTACGGATATTCAGCACTATCGTAATTCTATTAAATATCACTTAGATGTACTTAAAGCGTACGCAGGTTCCAATATTCAATATCAGTTTGTAGACCCTTCGGATAACAAAGATTTACAAGTTCGTCTAGCCAAAGAAGGGATGATAGATAGCTACATTGACCAAAAAGATGAACTTTCTGCCCCTACCCCTGTAAGTTATTTTCCTGCCTTGTCTGCTACGTATAGAGGGCGTGAAATATTTTACAAGTTAGTCAAGGGACAAGGTAAAAGAAGTGAAAAAATGCTCAACGCTGAACAAAATTTAGAGTATGACTTTTCTGCCGTAATTAAAATGCTGCAAAATGAAAGTAAGCCTCAAATTGCTTTTTTGCGCGGACAAGGTGAACTAGATTTCAAGTACCTTCAAGACCTAAAAAACATGCTTCGTGAAAGCTACGACATAACTGAAATAGACCTGCGCACAGGAAATCCTATTCCGCTTACCATAAGTGCTTTGATAGTCATGAAGCCTCAATACAAGTTTTCTGAACGTGTCAAGTACGAAATTGATCAATACTTGATGAACGGCGGAAATATTATTTGGTGTATTGACCCCATAGCCGCAGATTTTAGTAACAATGATAGCTTAGCTTTTAGTCTCAATCTTAACCTAAAAGACATGTTCTTAAAGTATGGATTTAGAGTAAATGAAAATTTAGTCCAAGACTTACGCTCCTGTGGTAAAATTTTATTAACGCCACGTTATGGCACTGAACCTACTCCTGTGCCTGTTACGTATTATCCTAAAGTTGTATTATTCCCTAATCATCCCACAGTAAGTAATTTAGTAGCTGTCAACACTTTTTTTGCTTCTTCAATAGATACAGTTAACAATAATGACCCTGATATTCGCAAAACGCCTGTTTTGGTAACTTCGCCTTATAGCCGTGCTACGGGACAACCTATTATTATCACTATTCAAAAAGCCTTACAACCTCCTACCCCTGATGAACTCAAACAATTTACTACTTCAAAAATTATAGGTTTAGCTTTGGAAGGTAAGTTTACTTCTGTTTTTGAGAACAGACAACCCCCCATAGATAGCTTAGCTAAAAACCCACCAAAAGCACCTATGCTGACAAAAGGTAAGTACGCGCGCATGCTTGTAATTGGTGATGGCGATATTGTACTAAACAAACCTTTACCGAATGGTAGTATGCAACCTGTACCCAAAGACAACCTCATGCTCATAAAAAATACCTTAGATTGGATGACTTTGGATGAAGAGATGATTGCTTTACGTGGTAAAACAGTTAAAGTGCGACTATTAGACACTGCCAAAGTCAAGAAAAACAAAAAGTTTATTCAAATGACGAACGTAACTTTGCCTATATTAGTTGTAACAATTTTGGGAGTATTGTACTATCAAGTTAGAAAAAGAAGATTTGCAAAATAG
- the glmM gene encoding phosphoglucosamine mutase, translating into MALITSISGIRGTIGGRPKEALTPIDVVKFTAAYAKWCQVQHKKQHCTVVVGRDARISGSMIEGLVVNTLLSMGINVLNLGLSTTPTVEMAVIIEKAEGGIILTASHNPKEWNALKLLNERGEFISAQEGEKVLQFAQQDTFSFADIDHIGTLKTLPNYIEKHIQRILTLPLVKDEQIKKRNFVIVVDGINSTGGIAVPALLKALGVSHVIELNCQPTGDFAHNPEPLPEHLSEISKAVVQHKADLGIVVDPDVDRLAFVCEDGSMFGEEYTLVAVADYVLSKKVGNTVSNLSSSRALRDITILRGGNYSAAPVGEVNVVAEMKRTHAVIGGEGNGGIIYPDLHYGRDALVGIALFLSYIAEKKQPLTAIKAAFPQYYMYKGKLSLSEKIDFKVILDTLQKVYRDAEFNTIDGIKIDFTDSWIHLRRSNTEPIVRIYTEAKNPQKAQKLAQEVIEILQKPNLSS; encoded by the coding sequence ATGGCACTGATTACATCTATTTCAGGCATTAGAGGCACCATAGGGGGAAGACCCAAAGAAGCACTTACTCCCATAGATGTGGTCAAATTCACTGCTGCGTATGCAAAATGGTGCCAAGTACAACATAAAAAACAGCATTGTACCGTAGTAGTAGGTAGAGATGCCCGCATATCAGGCAGTATGATAGAAGGGTTAGTTGTTAATACTCTGCTCTCTATGGGTATAAATGTACTCAACCTTGGACTTTCTACTACTCCTACCGTAGAAATGGCTGTAATAATAGAAAAAGCAGAAGGCGGCATTATTCTTACAGCAAGTCATAACCCCAAAGAATGGAATGCACTTAAACTCTTAAATGAAAGAGGTGAATTTATTTCTGCCCAGGAAGGGGAAAAGGTTTTACAATTTGCTCAGCAGGATACTTTCTCTTTTGCTGATATTGACCACATAGGTACGCTTAAAACTCTGCCAAATTACATTGAGAAGCATATTCAACGTATTTTAACTTTACCTTTGGTCAAAGATGAGCAAATCAAAAAGCGTAATTTTGTGATAGTTGTAGACGGAATAAACAGTACAGGTGGAATAGCAGTCCCTGCCTTGCTCAAAGCTTTGGGAGTATCGCATGTGATTGAACTCAATTGCCAGCCCACTGGAGATTTTGCGCACAATCCTGAACCTTTACCTGAACATTTGAGTGAGATTAGTAAGGCAGTAGTGCAGCATAAAGCAGATTTAGGTATAGTAGTAGATCCTGATGTAGATAGGTTAGCTTTTGTTTGTGAAGATGGAAGCATGTTTGGTGAAGAGTACACTTTAGTAGCAGTAGCTGATTATGTTTTGTCTAAAAAAGTAGGGAATACTGTAAGTAATTTATCCTCTTCTCGGGCTTTGAGAGATATTACCATACTTCGCGGTGGGAATTACAGCGCTGCACCTGTAGGTGAGGTGAATGTAGTTGCTGAAATGAAGCGCACTCATGCAGTTATTGGCGGAGAAGGCAATGGTGGTATTATTTACCCTGACTTGCACTATGGAAGAGATGCTTTGGTCGGTATTGCTTTATTTTTGAGCTATATAGCAGAAAAAAAACAACCTTTAACAGCTATAAAAGCGGCTTTTCCCCAGTATTACATGTACAAAGGAAAGTTAAGCTTATCCGAAAAAATTGATTTTAAGGTAATCCTTGACACTTTGCAAAAAGTGTATAGAGATGCCGAATTTAATACCATAGATGGCATAAAAATAGATTTTACCGACAGTTGGATTCATCTTCGCAGGTCTAATACAGAACCTATTGTACGCATTTATACCGAAGCTAAAAATCCGCAAAAAGCTCAAAAACTTGCCCAAGAAGTGATTGAAATTCTACAAAAACCTAATTTGTCTTCGTAA
- a CDS encoding S8 family serine peptidase has protein sequence MKTCKVLVCLFFICLSVAHWAKPTVQKYWIFFKDKPHTVEKVNSDLWLDADIFNGYKREIEKWSKIENESKWLNAVTVYLAPGEVELIKKLYFVQSVHPVATITQTEYKNYQKKSKPVIKNNLPKKYIEEQEKDAKKLTPKDYGITYTQNALTKITELHKLGYTGKGIRICVMDGGFPHVDENPYFERLRKKKRIIKTYDFVEKEENVYNETNEHGSEVLSTIAGYIEGSFIGGAFDAEFLLARTEDARSETRAEEDNWVAGAEWAYKNGARIISSSLGYTRFDDKTGYEYKDLNGKVSPVSRAATLAARRGIIVLISAGNEGDNGWHYISTPADADSVISVGAVDPDNWRTSFSSYGPTADKRIKPDVMSMGGNVAVAKGKKGEDYVDGTSFACPLTTAVVACLLQSKPNATWKEIYIALTSTADQAFSPDSSHGYGVINAYRAYHALHKLELKNPDTLNVVKNPIYIKPVYKKSIKGFEIMLCFYLPENAPLDKIRISMEDSLGNLISDNILSGEDRLRLGRNMFPISKAALIRLSKIVNQKENNEAILRLWIDGKEFGNYRFKDK, from the coding sequence ATGAAAACTTGCAAAGTTTTAGTGTGTTTGTTTTTTATTTGTTTAAGTGTAGCCCACTGGGCAAAGCCGACTGTTCAAAAATATTGGATATTTTTCAAAGATAAACCTCATACTGTTGAAAAAGTAAATTCCGACCTTTGGTTGGATGCTGACATTTTTAATGGCTACAAGCGTGAAATTGAAAAGTGGAGTAAAATAGAAAATGAATCCAAATGGCTCAATGCAGTTACAGTTTATTTAGCCCCTGGGGAAGTAGAGCTGATAAAAAAGTTATATTTTGTTCAAAGTGTACACCCTGTGGCTACGATTACACAAACTGAATATAAAAATTATCAAAAGAAGTCAAAGCCTGTGATTAAAAACAATCTTCCCAAAAAATATATAGAAGAGCAAGAAAAAGATGCTAAAAAACTTACTCCAAAAGACTATGGTATCACTTACACTCAAAATGCTTTGACTAAAATTACAGAACTACATAAACTGGGCTATACAGGTAAGGGAATTAGAATTTGTGTAATGGATGGTGGTTTTCCACATGTGGATGAAAACCCTTATTTTGAGCGCCTTCGTAAGAAAAAACGTATTATTAAAACGTATGATTTTGTAGAGAAAGAAGAGAATGTGTATAACGAAACAAATGAGCATGGTTCGGAAGTGCTTTCTACTATTGCAGGATATATTGAAGGTAGTTTTATTGGTGGTGCTTTTGATGCAGAATTTTTACTCGCCCGAACTGAAGATGCCCGTAGTGAAACTCGTGCAGAAGAAGATAACTGGGTAGCAGGTGCAGAATGGGCATATAAGAATGGTGCAAGAATTATCTCCTCTTCATTGGGATATACTCGTTTTGATGATAAAACTGGGTATGAATATAAGGACCTAAATGGTAAAGTATCTCCCGTAAGTAGAGCAGCTACTTTGGCGGCACGTAGAGGAATCATAGTGCTTATCTCCGCAGGAAATGAAGGCGACAATGGATGGCATTACATTAGTACTCCTGCTGATGCTGATTCAGTTATTTCAGTAGGCGCTGTGGATCCTGATAACTGGCGCACCAGCTTTAGTTCGTACGGGCCTACAGCAGATAAACGCATAAAGCCAGATGTAATGAGTATGGGTGGAAATGTAGCCGTAGCCAAAGGAAAAAAAGGAGAAGACTATGTAGATGGAACTTCCTTTGCTTGCCCTTTGACTACTGCGGTTGTAGCTTGTTTGCTGCAATCTAAGCCAAATGCTACTTGGAAAGAAATTTATATTGCGCTTACCAGCACTGCAGACCAAGCTTTTAGCCCGGATTCCTCTCACGGTTACGGAGTTATCAATGCATACCGCGCATACCATGCTTTGCATAAGCTTGAACTCAAAAACCCTGATACTTTAAATGTTGTTAAAAATCCTATCTATATTAAACCTGTCTATAAAAAAAGCATCAAAGGATTTGAAATAATGCTATGCTTTTACCTACCTGAAAACGCTCCTCTAGATAAAATTCGTATATCTATGGAAGATAGTTTAGGAAATCTCATTTCAGATAACATCCTTTCTGGTGAGGATAGACTTCGCCTAGGCAGGAATATGTTCCCAATAAGCAAAGCAGCATTGATTCGTTTATCTAAAATTGTTAATCAAAAAGAAAATAACGAAGCCATTTTGCGCCTTTGGATTGACGGTAAAGAATTTGGTAACTATCGCTTTAAAGATAAATAA
- a CDS encoding phosphoglycerate kinase encodes MKSIKEYSGSNKRVLVRVDFNVPLDKNYQVTDDTRLKGALPTIQHLIKSNNTVILMSHLGRPKGGYEERYSLKHLVEPLSKLLGKEVYFADDCISENTLEKVMNLEPGQVLLIENLRFYPEEEKGDIEFAKKLARLGQVYVNDAFGTAHRAHASVYQIANFFEEKYAGFLMFSEIENANRVLRHAQKPFVAVLGGAKVSDKILIIERLMEVVDTILIGGGMAYTFFKALGFEIGNSLCEQDKLEYSLELLKKAESKGVKILLPYDSVVADKFANDAHITYANSKSIPKGYMGLDIGEIAIHQFGEEIKRAKTILWNGPMGVFEMPNFAKGTFAVAKLIAEATEKGAFSLIGGGDSAAAITQSGYADKVSYISTGGGALLEYIEGKTLPGVAALG; translated from the coding sequence ATGAAGTCTATTAAGGAATACAGCGGTTCAAATAAACGTGTTTTAGTGCGCGTAGATTTTAATGTACCTCTAGATAAAAACTATCAGGTAACTGATGACACTCGATTAAAAGGCGCTTTACCTACTATTCAACATTTGATAAAAAGCAACAATACAGTTATTTTGATGAGTCATTTGGGCAGACCCAAAGGAGGATACGAAGAGAGATATAGCCTTAAACACTTAGTTGAACCTTTGAGTAAATTACTAGGCAAGGAAGTATATTTCGCTGATGATTGCATAAGTGAAAATACATTAGAAAAAGTAATGAATTTAGAACCTGGTCAGGTATTACTGATAGAAAATTTACGTTTTTACCCCGAAGAGGAAAAAGGTGATATAGAGTTTGCTAAAAAATTAGCTCGGTTAGGTCAAGTGTATGTAAATGATGCTTTTGGAACAGCACACCGCGCGCATGCAAGTGTATACCAAATAGCTAATTTTTTCGAAGAGAAATATGCAGGTTTTTTGATGTTCTCTGAAATAGAAAATGCCAATCGTGTATTGAGGCATGCACAAAAGCCTTTTGTTGCTGTATTAGGAGGGGCAAAAGTATCTGACAAAATTTTGATTATTGAGCGATTGATGGAAGTAGTAGATACTATTTTAATTGGCGGAGGAATGGCTTATACCTTTTTCAAGGCTTTAGGGTTTGAGATAGGTAATTCTTTATGCGAACAAGACAAATTAGAATACTCACTTGAACTTCTTAAAAAAGCAGAAAGTAAAGGAGTGAAAATACTACTACCTTATGACTCGGTAGTAGCCGATAAATTTGCCAACGATGCGCATATTACTTATGCCAATAGTAAATCTATTCCAAAGGGATATATGGGACTAGACATCGGAGAAATTGCCATTCATCAATTCGGTGAGGAGATTAAAAGAGCTAAAACTATACTTTGGAATGGGCCTATGGGAGTGTTTGAAATGCCCAACTTTGCCAAAGGTACTTTTGCTGTGGCAAAACTCATTGCAGAAGCTACAGAAAAAGGTGCTTTTTCTTTAATTGGAGGGGGCGACTCTGCAGCTGCCATAACTCAATCAGGATACGCGGATAAAGTATCCTATATCTCCACAGGAGGAGGTGCATTACTAGAATACATAGAGGGTAAAACTTTACCTGGGGTAGCCGCCTTAGGCTAA
- a CDS encoding OmpA family protein — protein MDSNPKATENKIEQHKIKPDKLQDVIVVEHIAELCSPYDDYEPAFRDDNSILFTSTRPGGVGGEDIWSSKRDPTTGKWSEPKNVSIFNTRENEGAPFVTSDGSRVYLTRDAGKERMCDIFYSDISGGKPTTPKPLPGPVNSTSWDAHPCVSPDGRYLVFSSLRSGGIGQHDIYICEKQGDTWSTPKNMGSTINTPFSELSPFITHDGSSYVLYFSSNGQKRADAYDIYRSFLIGSEWSPPEKLQFPVNTEADEKYFCITPSGEYGYFSSNRRGIAGTKDSKGAHDIYRVKMSYLKKDKMVSVVGQVNDAISNAGINAKVTITDITKNAISQTISADATGRFKTNLPVGRTYAIQVSKDGYIFTTDNFTIPENANDFTVPTIKLSKRSAGARGTLKNIVFMDPKSSQINVKASQKELDFLVNLLLDNPDLKVKIIGHVANDMSADLANKLSYERAAAVVNYLVRNNVNVSRLKAEGMGSKQPIADNNTPEGRKANQRIEFVIISED, from the coding sequence ATGGATAGTAACCCAAAAGCAACAGAAAACAAAATTGAGCAGCATAAAATCAAGCCTGATAAATTACAAGATGTTATCGTAGTTGAACATATAGCCGAATTATGCTCTCCTTATGATGACTATGAACCTGCTTTCAGAGATGATAACTCTATTTTATTTACTTCCACTAGACCTGGAGGCGTAGGGGGCGAAGATATATGGTCTTCTAAAAGGGACCCTACAACAGGAAAATGGAGTGAACCTAAAAATGTCTCTATATTTAACACCCGAGAAAACGAAGGAGCACCTTTTGTAACAAGTGATGGAAGCCGTGTATATCTTACGCGAGATGCAGGTAAAGAAAGAATGTGCGACATATTTTACAGCGATATCTCGGGAGGAAAACCTACTACACCTAAACCTTTACCTGGTCCTGTTAATTCTACTTCTTGGGATGCCCATCCTTGTGTATCTCCTGACGGTAGATACTTAGTATTTTCTTCTCTTCGTAGCGGAGGAATAGGGCAGCATGATATTTACATTTGTGAAAAACAAGGAGACACATGGAGCACACCTAAAAACATGGGCAGCACTATTAATACACCATTTTCTGAACTTTCACCTTTTATTACCCATGATGGCAGTAGCTACGTACTTTACTTCAGCTCAAACGGGCAAAAAAGGGCAGATGCATACGACATATACCGTTCATTTTTAATTGGTTCAGAGTGGTCCCCACCTGAAAAATTGCAATTTCCTGTTAATACTGAAGCTGACGAAAAATATTTCTGCATAACACCAAGTGGCGAATATGGCTACTTCTCTTCTAACCGCAGAGGAATTGCTGGAACAAAAGATAGTAAAGGCGCTCACGACATTTACCGAGTCAAGATGTCCTATCTCAAAAAAGATAAAATGGTCAGCGTTGTAGGACAAGTCAATGATGCTATCTCTAACGCAGGAATTAACGCAAAAGTTACAATTACAGATATTACCAAAAATGCAATAAGTCAAACAATATCTGCTGATGCCACAGGTAGATTCAAAACCAATTTGCCCGTAGGGCGTACGTATGCTATACAAGTGTCCAAAGATGGCTACATTTTTACGACAGACAATTTTACTATTCCCGAAAATGCGAATGATTTCACAGTTCCAACCATCAAGCTAAGTAAAAGGAGTGCAGGTGCCAGAGGAACTTTGAAAAATATTGTCTTTATGGATCCAAAAAGCAGTCAAATAAATGTAAAAGCATCTCAAAAAGAGTTAGACTTTTTAGTTAATTTGCTTTTAGACAATCCAGATCTTAAGGTTAAGATAATAGGTCATGTGGCTAATGATATGTCCGCAGACTTAGCCAATAAGTTATCTTATGAAAGAGCTGCAGCTGTGGTAAATTATTTAGTGAGAAATAACGTAAACGTATCTCGCCTGAAAGCAGAAGGTATGGGTTCAAAACAGCCTATTGCAGATAATAACACTCCTGAAGGAAGAAAAGCCAATCAGCGCATCGAGTTCGTCATCATAAGTGAAGATTAA
- a CDS encoding SulP family inorganic anion transporter: MKKYLLSDFKYDFSASIVVFLVALPLCLGIAIASDAPPFSGLIAGIVGGIVIGILSGSSLSVSGPAAGLATIISAEIHNIGSFEGFLVAVVIAGCLQCLLGLLRLHVIAYFFPSAVIKGMLVSIGLLLIFKQLPHALGYDKEAFGADEFENKITDENTFTAIISAFKYANMEAVIISTVSLLILIVWETQWFKKIRIIPGALIAVVISVLLNIYLDSFAFFRLGREHLVTIPIVSSAKGLQDAFIFPDFSFVYEKKVWIAAFTLCIVASLETLLSIEAIDKLDPYKRETPLARELFAQGVGNTFSGLIGGLPITAVIVRSSANVNAGAKTKVSTILHGFLLLVCVAFIPQMLNKIPQASLAAILLYTGYKLAKPKIFITTYQLGKNQFFPFLMTILVVLFSDLLKGIAAGMLVSGFFILRENYKNFSKFNEVKQKDNYMVIRLSEQMTFLNKARLREILQRIPQGTHVKIDASRCAFIDVDVLEVIYDFKDTAKQKGILLELVNIPDIH; the protein is encoded by the coding sequence ATGAAAAAGTATTTATTGAGCGACTTCAAATATGATTTTTCTGCGAGCATAGTAGTTTTTTTAGTGGCTTTGCCGTTGTGCTTAGGTATTGCCATAGCTTCAGATGCACCGCCCTTTTCAGGGCTAATAGCAGGTATAGTAGGCGGTATAGTGATAGGAATACTAAGCGGTTCATCATTAAGTGTATCAGGACCTGCGGCAGGATTAGCTACAATTATTTCTGCGGAAATACATAACATAGGTTCATTTGAAGGATTTTTAGTAGCCGTAGTTATAGCAGGCTGCTTACAGTGCCTATTAGGCTTACTCAGACTGCATGTAATTGCTTATTTCTTCCCCTCTGCGGTTATTAAAGGAATGTTGGTTTCTATCGGTCTACTTTTGATATTCAAGCAACTTCCCCATGCATTAGGATACGATAAAGAAGCTTTTGGGGCAGATGAATTTGAGAACAAAATTACAGATGAAAATACCTTCACAGCTATTATTTCTGCCTTCAAATACGCAAACATGGAAGCAGTTATCATAAGCACTGTTTCTTTACTTATTTTGATTGTGTGGGAAACTCAATGGTTCAAAAAGATAAGAATTATTCCAGGAGCTTTAATAGCCGTGGTAATTTCTGTGCTGTTGAATATCTATTTAGATAGTTTTGCTTTTTTTAGGTTAGGAAGGGAACATTTAGTTACTATTCCAATAGTTAGTTCGGCAAAAGGTCTGCAGGATGCTTTTATTTTTCCTGATTTCTCCTTTGTTTATGAAAAAAAAGTATGGATAGCTGCTTTTACACTTTGCATAGTTGCTAGTTTAGAAACTTTATTAAGCATTGAAGCAATAGATAAGTTAGATCCATACAAAAGAGAAACGCCCTTGGCTAGAGAACTATTTGCGCAAGGCGTAGGGAATACTTTCTCAGGTTTGATAGGGGGATTACCTATTACAGCAGTTATTGTGCGCAGCTCGGCTAATGTTAATGCAGGTGCTAAAACAAAAGTATCCACTATTTTACATGGATTTTTGCTGTTAGTATGTGTAGCTTTTATACCGCAGATGCTTAACAAAATTCCCCAAGCTAGTTTAGCGGCTATTTTACTTTATACAGGCTACAAGTTAGCTAAGCCCAAAATATTCATTACTACCTACCAATTGGGCAAAAATCAATTTTTTCCTTTTTTGATGACTATTTTGGTTGTTTTGTTTTCAGACTTGCTCAAGGGAATTGCTGCAGGTATGCTGGTATCAGGCTTTTTTATTTTGAGAGAAAATTACAAAAATTTTTCCAAGTTCAATGAAGTTAAACAGAAAGATAATTACATGGTTATTCGTTTATCTGAACAAATGACTTTTCTCAATAAAGCTCGTTTGAGAGAGATATTACAAAGAATTCCCCAAGGTACTCATGTTAAAATTGATGCTTCTCGTTGTGCTTTTATTGACGTAGATGTTTTAGAGGTTATTTATGATTTTAAGGATACAGCAAAGCAAAAAGGCATACTTTTAGAACTTGTGAACATTCCTGATATTCACTAA